From the Mustelus asterias chromosome 22, sMusAst1.hap1.1, whole genome shotgun sequence genome, one window contains:
- the icmt gene encoding protein-S-isoprenylcysteine O-methyltransferase yields the protein MAGGRLVAEGRLSAGCFALGVSVTLVPGLSGVQSGFLIRALLGTYLAVMNVLLLLLYRGLHYQVAVRACFLGFVCGCGLLLSFGGSSWQHFGWYLCSLSFFHYSEYLVTAVINPKSLTLDSFLLNHSVEYKLAAMSSWVEFTIEKFLFPGLKQITWLSFFGLLMVLVGESLRKAAMLTAGSNFNHIVQNEKAESHRLVTTGVYSWSRHPSYVGWFYWSIGTQVILCNPICIVGYTLASWRFFRERIEEEEVTLIQFFGEDYEQYKKQIPTRLPFIKGAKLEP from the exons ATGGCGGGAGGCCGGCTGGTGGCCGAAGGCCGCCTCAGTGCCGGCTGCTTCGCGCTGGGCGTCTCCGTCACCTTGGTGCCGGGGCTCAGTGGAGTTCAGTCAGGCTTCCTCATCCGCGCACTGCTCGGCACCTACCTGGCTGTCATGAACgtcttgttgctgctgctgtaccGGGGTCTCCATTACCAG GTTGCCGTGAGGGCCTGTTTCCTCGGCTTTGTTTGTGGCTGCGGTTTATTACTAAGTTTTGGAGGATCGTCATGGCAACACTTTGGCTG GTATTTGTGCTCTCTGAGTTTTTTCCATTATTCAGAATACCTAGTGACGGCTGTTATCAATCCCAAGTCCCTCACTCTGGACTCCTTCCTGTTAAATCATAGCGTGGAATACAAGCTTGCAGCAATGTCATCCTGGGTGGAATTCACAATCGAGAAGTTTCTCTTTCCAG GCCTGAAGCAGATCACATGGCTCAGTTTCTTCGGTTTGCTGATGGTCCTGGTTGGAGAGTCGCTGCGCAAGGCAGCCATGCTGACTGCTGGGTCAAACTTCAATCATATTGTACAGAACGAGAAGGCCGAGTCCCACAGGCTTGTCACCACTGGAGTCTACTCTTGGTCCAGGCATCCCTCCTATGTGGGATGGTTTTACTGGAGTATCGGCACTCAG GTAATTTTGTGTAATCCCATCTGCATTGTAGGATACACGCTGGCTTCATGGCGTTTCTTCCGTGAGCGCATCGAGGAAGAGGAGGTTACTCTAATTCAGTTTTTCGGCGAAGACTATGAGCAATACAAGAAGCAGATTCCAACACGGCTCCCTTTCATCAAAGGCGCCAAATTAGAGCCATGA